From Besnoitia besnoiti strain Bb-Ger1 chromosome X, whole genome shotgun sequence, one genomic window encodes:
- a CDS encoding hypothetical protein (encoded by transcript BESB_016520): MQLRLKGDICRLQAIAYNAQKHFFAWLRLHYAGSARKAFLQTFGLRAFRNGVEEGYKLRAIAEAVYCRFLKIRTLRAFAQFRLLQEQAQAAEAVATRRYTRSLLRKGMKGWRKWHAYIGACSKLLMVASQLNASRHQDTLLTVLRAWREAAIRSETEYSRLVALALPRRVKAAFRKWLRWARLSSWLREKRRLHAQSQTAELFRRWRSLSQESTTAGKTIQRDISFSLNEKRKIRLAAAVRSWRALASGRASARRAYNACLTERKRKLFTHLREVAFLWGVQRDLAREKALRYAQNVLLYWHRLTRRRKRERFVLRCLVTSRDEKVLTAAWRDWKRAATFNRLATDFGDRRIAVRAFNSWKLLSAQRRRLQKSSAYFVARAAANWQRQRFEQWAALVRFRRSAKFQVFSLWRQAARIRRHHRAVAAHVAARKDRNTLGTLWRAWREQLAEAEQVRTFQLRQQGRKVLGALIAYFEYREAKRARDEDILSAWAKATTEKLLHVWSEAAHYRWRLRTAYNQVVSHRRHSVLLSFFTVWLHETEFALSCGGTMTSGGGCAPASPTGATQTSGFWTADRPALSEMTESGVAVEDAVQARLKKHLSNAPTTSIWNHRKESDAAQVAASPAASSGENSTDTSRPSWSPTLERASWGSSPIRVQTLRPFTGLKTHDLAGPERESRKGGQASSLQLTPFRKRQSGSLLQAFAAWRRLAEQSRDASELRRSGDERERTETRHRTKQRVPFIRRASDPHWLETDAARLAYKKAHCFRVVKVQQRGFRTWRAFMSTKHCIVTRLQDEFRAVRAMRKWKAAFARRKTLHALAHVQCHYLQDIEHPKPSRGYPSE; this comes from the exons ATGCAGCTTCGTCTTAAAGGTGACATTTGCCGCCTCCAGGCGATTGCCTACAACGCGCAGAAGCACTTTTTCGCCTGGCTGCGTCTCCATTACGCCGGGAGCGCCCGCAAGGCTTTTCTGCAGACGTTCGGCCTGAGGGCGTTTCGCAACGGCGTGGAGGAAGGCTATAAGCTGAGAGCTATTG CTGAAGCCGTCTACTGTCGGTTCCTCAAGATTCGAACACTGCGAGCTTTTGCGCAGTTCCGGCTTCTTCAAGAGCAGGCACAAGCCGCCGAAGCGGTAGCCACACGACGCTATACGCGCTCCCTGCTACGAAAAGGCATGAAGGGCTGGCGCAAATGGCATGCATATATCGGGGCATGCTCCAAGCTCCTCATGGTCGCTTCGCAGCTTAACGCGTCCCGACACCAGGATACGTTGTTGACGGTTTTACGGGCGTGGAGGGAGGCTGCGATCCGGTCTGAGACTGAATACTCCCG ACTGGTGGCGCTCGcactgccgcgccgcgtAAAAGCGGCATTCAGGAAGTGGTTGCGATGGGCGAGACTATCAAGTTGgctgcgagagaagaggcgactCCATGCCCAGAGCCAGACAGCTGAGCTATTTCGAAGGTGGAGATCGCTATCCCAGGAGAGCACGACTGCAGGAAAAACCATTCAGAGAGACATCTCGTTTTCCTTGAACGAAAAGAGGAAAATAcgtctcgccgcggcagtcAGATCTTGGCGAGCGCTTGCGAGTGGGCGGGCATCAGCAAGACGAGCTTACAACGCATGCCTCACAGAGCGGAAACGGAAGCTTTTCACACATCTGAGAGAAGTCGCATTCCTCTGGGGTGTCCAGCGGGACTTGGCGAGGGAAAAGGCTCTGCGTTACGCACAGAATGTGTTGCTCTACTGGCATCGCCtgacgcggcgacggaagCGTGAGCGTTTTGTCCTTCGGTGCCTCGTGACCTCACGCGACGAGAAAGTTCTCACTGCTGCGTGGCGAGACTGGAAGCGCGCGGCCACGTTCAATCGGCTGGCGACGGACTTTGGCGACAGGCGCATCGCAGTTAGAGCCTTCAACTCTTGGAAGCTCTTgagcgcgcagcggagacgtcTGCAGAAAAGCTCAGCCTACTTTGTCGCCAGGGCGGCTGCGAACTGGCAGCGGCAACGATTCGAGCAATGGGCTGCGCTCGTGCGATTCAGAAGATCGGCAAAATTTCAGGTTTTCTCGCTCTGGAGACAGGCCGCCCGGATTCGCAGGCACCACCgagcggtcgcggcgcacgTGGCGGCTCGGAAGGACCGAAACACGCTGGGCACTCTCTGGCGAGCCTGGCGGGAACAACTCGCTGAGGCGGAGCAGGTGCGCACATTCCAGTTGCGGCAGCAGGGCCGGAAGGTGCTGGGAGCCCTTATCGCGTACTTTGAAtaccgcgaggcgaagcgggcTCGAGACGAGGACATCCTCAGTGCGTGGGCCAAGGCGACTACCGAGAAGCTCCTTCACGTGTGGAGTGAGGCGGCGCATTACAGATGGAGGCTGAGAACCGCGTACAATCAAGTCGTATCTCATCGCAGACACTCCGTTCTTCTCTCGTTCTTTACCGTCTGGCTGCATGAGACGGAGTTCGCGCTCTCGTGTGGAGGCACGATGAccagcggaggcggatgcgcgcccgcgtcacCAACCGGCGCGACACAGACCAGCGGGTTCTGGACTGCCGATCGCCCCGCGCTCTCAGAAATGACAGAGTCGGGTGTGGCGGTAGAGGACGCGGTGCAGGCGCGTTTGAAGAAACATCTCAGCAACGCACCTACGACGTCCATTTGGAACCACAGGAAAGAAAGCGATGCCGCACAagtcgcggcttcgcctgcggcgtcatCCGGAGAGAACAGCACAGACACATCCCGGCCCTCTTGGTCGCCGACTCTGGAAAGAGCGTCTTGGGGATCATCTCCTATCCGCGTTCAAACACTCCGCCCATTCACGGGGCTTAAAACGCATGATCTGGCGGGTCCCGAGAGGGAGTCTAGGAAGGGGGGACAGGCATCGAGTCTACAACTGACACCTTTCCGCAAACGGCAGAGTGGAAGCCTTCTGCAAGCCTTCGCAGCGTGGAGGCGGTTGGCAGAGCAGAGTAGAGACGCGTCAGAGCTTCGCAGATCGGGAGACGAACGAGAAAGGACGGAAACGCGTCACAGGACTAAGCAGCGTGTGCCGTTCATCCGCAGGGCTTCCGACCCTCACTGGCTcgagacagacgccgcgcgcctcgcatACAAAAAGGCGCACTGTTTTCGCGTGGTGAAAGTGCAGCAGCGGGGGTTTCGTACTTGGCGGGCTTTTATGAGCACAAAACACTGCATTGTGACTCGACTTCAGGATGAGTTCCGAGCTGTGCGAGCAATGCGAAAGTGGAAAGCTGCCTTCGCACGGCGAAAGACGTTGCACGCCCTCGCGCATGTCCAGTGTCATTACTTGCAGGATATTGAGCACCCCAAACCATCGCGGGGATACCCGTCTGAATGA
- a CDS encoding hypothetical protein (encoded by transcript BESB_016530) — MVDISNTRSLAGSGEREGNRDSLKVKLEEDPSHTDTLPVFPAHYLLKPSVPAREDDGEARVGERFSGESWEDEGLPHMTANGVISQDACGKEGQERIVSETGNISSNERELASPCKIPGAEPIGSGEPGAPELPQEVLRLLSNQRVPAAVASMELQTEESKAQVRHAAGALVAMADASDAGTNNSRQSGNAANFPAGPTARESLNEAAVDGMRAEDPHFLVEEKCRNRIKSPIILCRSTRASLVDSRQLRRHASLLAQFQTELEGVGLNTSEAVKHRRSFPRFLKIFGNQMDPEKHLFPFPFFLKAAQLGPTDRVNGRVYTYSGKLLHFRDELLREFIRAKEINHLVVCNKLRSLPESRASRPLPTRAMQASEGLGMDTDEGGTEFLQRWFAFEVRYLYEREHIAIRALKPLVDCILSLECLMISEKKEVSLAPPQNRQQALCTIRCMQSFCACLSGLAQDTLQDTKRVELIHEPEVIVLASVILWKEKCEREANKSNQDLFPAKAAKAELFDVDYHNHASVLNAHAEDIAYMALNKKAVARCHDLIVSFKKLRDVIWARRECLDYMEPHFAQDGALIHSVRAFEVAYHHCKRLILRPCNLI; from the exons ATGGTTGACATCTCAAATACAAGATCCCTAGCGGGCAGCGGGGAGAGGGAAGGGAATCGGGATTCGCTCAAAGTGAAACTGGAAGAAGACCCGTCCCACACCGACACGCTGCCCGTATTTCCTGCTCACTACCTGCTGAAACCGAGCGTGCCCGCCCGCGAAGATGATGGAGAAGCACGAGTGGGTGAGCGCTTTAGTGGAGAATCTTGGGAAGACGAGGGGCTTCCTCACATGACCGCCAATGGTGTGATTTCTCAGGATGCCTGTGGAAAGGAAGGACAAGAACGCATTGTTTCCGAGACAGGGAATATTTCATCAAATGAGCGTGAGCTTGCTAGCCCGTGCAAAATTCCTGGAGCTGAACCGATTGGTTCAGGGGAACCTGGGGCGCCGGAGCTACCGCAGGAGGTATTGCGGCTGCTTTCAAACCAGCGTGTGCCAGCTGCTGTCGCAAGCATGGAGCTGCAAACGGAAGAGTCCAAAGCTCAAGTGCGCCACGCAGCAGGGGCCCTCGTTGCGATGGCAGACGCGTCTGACGCTGGCACGAACAATAGCCGTCAAAGCGGAAACGCGGCCAACTTTCCTGCGGGACCGACCGCTCGCGAGTCTCTCAACGAAGCTGCAGTTGACGGTATGCGTGCGGAAGACCCCCACTTCCTTGTTGAGGAAAAATGCAGGAATCGGATCAAGTCACCGATAATTCTCTGCCGGTCCACCCGAGCGTCACTCGTCGACAGCCGGCAACTTCGTCGGCATGCGAGTCTCCTCGCTCAATTCCAGACAGAGCTGGAAGGCGTCGGGCTCAATACGTCTGAGGCTGTGAAGCACCGACGTAGTTTCCCCCGTTTCCTCAAAATTTTTGGCAATCAGATGGATCCTGAAAAGCACCTTTTTCCTTTCCCCTTTTTCCTGAAAGCCGCGCAACTTGGACCTACAGACCGAGTGAACGGACGGGTGTATACTTACTCAGGAAAACTTCTCCACTTCCGAGATGAACTCCTACGGGAGTTCATTCGGGCAAAAGAGATAAATCACTTGGTGGTCTGCAACAAGTTACGGTCGCTGCCGGAGagtcgcgcctctcgtccGCTTCCTACTCGAGCCATGCAGGCAAGTGAAGGGCTGGGTATGGATACGGATGAAGGG GGGACGGAGTTCCTTCAGCGGTGGTTCGCGTTCGAGGTTCGGTACCTCTATGAGAGAGAGCACATCGCTATCCGAGCGCTGAAGCCGTTAGTTGACTGCATTTTGTCGCTAGAGTGTTTGATGATAtcagagaaaaaagaggtGTCCTTAGCTCCTCCGCAAAACCGACAGCAAGCACTATGCACGATAAGATGTATGCAGAGCTTCTGCGCCTGTCTAAGCGGACTGGCACAAGACACACTTCAGGACACGAAGCGCGTGGAGCTGATTCACGAACCAGAAGTCATCGTCCTGGCCAGCGTGATCCTGTGGAAAGAAAAATGCGAAAGGGAGGCGAACAAAAGCAATCAG GATCTCTTTccagcgaaggcagccaaGGCGGAATTGTTTGATGTCGACTACCATAATCATGCTTCCGTCCTTAACGCGCATGCTGAGGATATTGCTTACATGGCGCTGAACAAAAAAGCCGTGGCGCGGTGCCACGATCTCATCGTTTCTTTCAAGAAGTTACGTGATGTTATctgggcgcgccgcgagtgtCTCGATTATATGGAGCCCCATTTTGCCCAAGATGGCGCATTAATACACAGTGTCAGGGCGTTCGAGGTGGCATACCACCATTGCAAACGCCTTATCCTGAGACCGTGCAACCTAATATAG
- a CDS encoding hypothetical protein (encoded by transcript BESB_016540), translating to MAPPQSPARALDGGPEQATDSLLSNRVFDRQIRLWGVESQRRQACFSLRSSFLFHSLFCCLFVLLSSHVLLVGLTSIHVELAKNLALSGVRVTLCDSRCVGPLDFTFNFLLKQEAEGKPVAAASLAGLREMAPFVSFEELPEASFRELLDSIRDGTPARVAKCVDASKHRRAAATTQLVTRFTVICVAAEFYRLHELVHLDSLCRLLNVAFCSSHCSGKLGFGFVNFHDHIFRVPAAVSSAGGVGASKQTVNGAAAQGDEKPVPSELKELAFPSLEQMLQCNLGGADRKVDPAILVYLTMQRWEASQEEAAAVQQKEKTLARPLPFPRYAREAEDDKFAAYADAMLREQGGAATAAAESSAELISTLPMMWGRQYTVTAAIVGGVLAQELRKYITKEQEPIPNCLVFNLDTSTAAVASLPPPSSKPAKP from the exons ATGGCGCCGCCTCAGAgtcctgcgcgcgccctcgacggGGGGCCTGAACAGGCGACAGACAGTCTTCTCTCGAACCGAGTTTTCGACCGCCAGATTCGCCTTTGGGGCGTCGAGTCTCAGCGAAGGCAAGCTtgcttttctctgcgttctTCTTTTTTATTTCACTCGCttttctgctgtctcttcgt ACTCCTTTCCTCGCACGTGCTGCTCGTCGGTCTTACTAGCATCCACGTTGAGCTTGCGAAAAACCTCGCGCTGTCTG GCGTGCGAGTGACGCTCTGCGACAGCCGGTGTGTGGGTCCTCTCGACTTCACGTTCAACTTTCTGCTGAAGCAAGAAGCCGAAGGCAAACCG gtggcggccgcgagtcTCGCTGGTCTCCGTGAGATGGCGCCGTTTGTCTCCTTCGAAGAACTCCCAGAGGCGTCCTTCCGCGAGCTGCTCGACTCCATCCGCGACGGGAcccctgcgcgcgtcgccaaGTGCGTGGACGCCTCCAAGCACCGgcgggcagccgcgacgACACAGCTCGTCACGCGGTTCACGGtcatctgcgtcgccgcggagttTTACCGTCTCCACGAGTTG GTGCATCTCGAcagcctctgtcgccttctcAACGTC GCCTTCTGCAGTTCACACTGCAGCGGCAAGCTCGGTTTTGGATTCGTCAACTTCCATGACCACATCTT TCGGGTGCCGGCAGCGGTTtcgagcgcaggcggcgtggGGGCGTCCAAGCAGACTGTGaacggcgctgcagcgcagggAGACGAGAAACCCGTGCCTTCTGAACTGAAGGAACTAGCCTTCCCATCCCTAGAGCAGATGCTCCAGTGCAACCTC GGCGGAGCTGACCGGAAAGTGGATCCTGCAATTCTCGTCTACCTGA CTATGCAGCGCTGGGAGGCGTCCCAAGAGGAAGCGGCTGCAGTAcagcagaaagagaagacgcTGGCACGACCGCTTCCCTTTCCTCGCtacgcgcgcgaagccgaaGACGACAAATTTGCGGCGTACGCGGACGCGATGCTCCGCGAgcaaggaggcgccgccacgGCTGCAGCCGAATCGTCGGCAGAGCTCATCAG CACCCTGCCGATGATGTGGGGGCGTCAGTACACAGTCACAGCGGCGATTGTGGGCGGCGTTCTAG CGCAAGAACTGCGGAAGTATATCACGAAAGAACAGGAACCAATCCCCAATTGCCTAGTGTTCAACTTGGACACTTCCACTGCTGCGGTTGCtagtctgcctccgccgtcgtcgaaGCCTGCTAAACCCTAG
- a CDS encoding DEAD/DEAH box helicase domain-containing protein (encoded by transcript BESB_016550): MGAEAMPAAPAAPSCHDDGDAREGKKKKEKSRDSEYRRTRQEARRLAREQAERSEGAASAPPAEIQGKRRKKEKNADTTAGREAGAVPAEARLRGDGERKSKPEEDGDSREYGGAEGRADGDAEEAKKGKRRRKRRARGKGSAQADEAEEAGGDTPKGLQAAEGETEAVEPTDEAAAGAEGGKRKRKRKRKRRDGSGNADDEVVEKDEEDEEEIPAASPEVPAPAESQSPPPDAAVSSPASPEDCSSQPASAASPPTAEAIQERSPKPEFTTRFCVVSQQSEGDASAESDARILHSLHPCVVETLRRRKIGSLFPVQRTVVSFLTRCIDKPYDPQNCDLCVSAPTGEGKTFCYVLPIVSFLLGTVVRTTRCVVLTPTRELAAQVAEEFSRFRHFHASPFLLLQDTESSHGLRKARAAEVLPCSAAKCSQGSFFCRDISVACLVGELSGHATTRGGSAASADGAATANRDVFFSLQSEASPRGSALALPTSPASASAAAAAAAASPPDVVICTPGKFTELVRAAVRSKNSEALGRGGLSDPKEAAFFDEARDLYGDERVCLDDVQWLVIDEADRLVRQPYHDWMKAVEALHRLRVDACFMQRPAAASSLAGASCASTFSASLCASASLPLQKLTFSATMTKNPKSLASLNLTRPFFVLSTPSGHYSMPLSLAQRYVVCDASDKPLCLVLLLLHLVRSLKHAPAPGASDLQPDTLEQGNDDAEEAAEADAAGSGNSDDDRGDANEASDADECDDTGESREAQLPGGGRQEEPGKKKKSLKALVFCGTRDSTHRLTRLLQLYFERSADRQAPASELRGMLQLLPSISFDFGLQLPSPWHLVWAFSHVLFLFSVVVVCSCSSDKRSRVLSCQLAPLALPPLGLFASRSASASVQKAVAQEGPQEDEAADGEGEEAAKATAVSGQAHVQLRIRELSSSLTQRARMKLLNQFKHGAVEILVCSDLAARGLDVAGLDAVFHYDAPQHVQAYVHRSGRSARAGAQGLCVTLVAPPQMRAFREMIKKKNAHLWKILREIHVDLCRQDEGFQQGYAALLKQLSACLALEAKGRLDAQSPLPPPQLLAL; the protein is encoded by the exons ATGGGCGCCGAGGCTatgcctgcggcgcctgccgcgccttcttgccacgacgacggcgacgcgcgagagggcaagaagaaaaaagagaaatcTCGAGATTCGGAGTATCGAAGGACTCGACaagaagcgcggcgcctcgcgcgcgagcaagctgaacgcagcgagggcgccgcgagtgcgccgccagcagaaATACAGgggaaaaggagaaaaaaagagaaaaatgCAGACACAACCGCAGgacgcgaggccggcgctgtgccggcagaggcgcgtctgAGAGGCGATGGGGAGAGGAAAAGTAAGCCtgaggaagacggagacAGCCGGGAGTACGGtggcgcagaaggccgcgccgacggtgatgctgaggaggcgaaaaaaggaaaacggagaaggaagcgaagagcgcgcggcAAGGGCAGCGCACAGGCGGAtgaggccgaagaggcgggcggcgataCGCCTAAGGGTctgcaggctgcggagggagaaACAGAAGCTGTGGAGCCCaccgacgaggccgcggcgggcgctgaaGGCGGGAAAcgcaagagaaagaggaagcgaaagcgCCGAGATGGATCCGGTAACGCAGACGATGAGGTTGTcgagaaagacgaggaggacgaagaggaaatcCCCGCAGCGAGCCCTGAAGTccccgcgccggcagagtcGCAGAGTCCTCCGCCGGACGCCGCTGTCTCGTCTCCCGCCTCTCCAGAAGATTGTTCTTCTCAgccggcttcggcggcgtcgcctccgaccgcggAGGCCATCCAAGAGCGCTCGCCGAAGCCCGAGTTCACCACGCGTTTCTGCGTCGTCAGCCagcagagcgaaggcgacgcgagcgccgagagcgacgcgcgcatTCTCCACTCGCTTCACCCCTGCGTCGTTgagacgctgcgccgccggaagATTGGCAGCCTCTTTCCGG TCCAGCGAACCGTCGTCAGCTTCTTGACGCGTTGCATCGACAAACCCTACGACCCTCAAAACTGCGACCTTTGTGTATCAGCCCCTACAG GAGAGGGAAAGACGTTCTGCTACGTCTTGCCGATCGTCAGCTTTCTCCTGGGGACTGTGG TTCGCACGACGCGTTGCGTCGTTttgacgccgacgcgcgagtTGGCCGCGCAGGTCGCGGAGGAGTTTTCGCGGTTTCGGCACTTCCACGCGTCTCcgtttctgcttctgcaAGACACGGAGAGCTCGCATGggctgcggaaggcgcgtGCAGCCGAGGTGTTACCCTGCTCTGCGGCGAAGTGCAGCCAGGGCTCTTTCTTTTGTCGGGATATCTCTGTCGCCTGTCTCGTTGGCGAGCTGTCGGGTCACGCCACGACGCGCGGGGGCAGCGCCGCATcggccgacggcgccgcgacggcaaACCGAgacgtcttcttctcgctgcaaTCCGAAGCCTCGCCCCGCGGCTCGGCGCTCGCTCTGCCGACCTCGCCGGcatccgcgtccgcggcggccgcggcagccgcagcctctccgccAGACGTCGTCATTTGCACGCCGGGAAAATTCACAGAGTTGGTTCGGGCGGCGGTTCGCAGCAAGaacagcgaggcgctcggccgcggcgggcttAGCGACCCGAAAGAGGCCGCGTTCTTTGACGAGGCACGAGATCTCTACG gcgacgagcgcgtcTGCTTGGATGACGTCCAGTGGCTCGTCATTGACGAAGCAGATCGTCTCGTCAGGCAG CCCTACCATGACTGGATGAAGGCAGTAGAGGCGTTGCATCGTCTCCGCGTGGACGCCTGCTTCATGCagcggcctgccgccgcctcgagcctcgccggcgcgtcgtgcGCATCCACCTTTTCCGCGTCCTTGTGCGCTTCAgcctccctccctctgcagAAATTGA CCTTTTCTGCCACGATGACAAAGAATCCGAAatcgctcgcgtcgctgaACCTCACGCGgcccttcttcgtcctctcgaCCCCAAGCG gTCATTATTCTATGCCGCTCTCTCTGGCACAGCGGTACGTGGTAtgcgacgcgagcgacaaGCCGCTGTGCCTCGTGTTGCTTCTGCTGCACCTAGTGCGAAGCTTGAAGCATGCGCCTGCACCGGGAGCCTCAGATCTGCAGCCTGACACGCTTGAGCAGGGCAACGatgacgcagaggaggcggcggaggcggacgcggcggggtCAGGCAACTCCGATGACGACAGGGGCGACGCGAATGAGGCGTCTGACGCGGACGAGTGCGACGACAccggcgagagccgcgaggcacAACTGCCCGGTGGCGGCCGTCAGGAGGAGCcgggaaaaaagaaaaagagttTGAAGGCTTTGGTCTTTTGCGGCACGCGTGACTCCACGCATCGCCTCACGCGGCTTCTCCAGCTCTACTTTGAGCGCTCGGCAGACAGGCAAGCGCCAGCTTCAGAGTTACGCGGCAtgctgcagcttcttcccTCCATCTCGTTTGACTTTGGACTGCAGTTGCCCTCGCCTTGGCACCTGGTCTGGGCTTTCTCACACGTCTTgtttcttttctctgtcgTGGTGGTATGTTCGTGTTCTTCCGACAAGCGTAGCCGCGTTCTCTCGTG ccagTTGGCGCCATTGGCCTTGCCGCCTCTCGGCTTGTTCGCGTCTCGATCGGCATCAGCGTCGGTTCAAAAGGCCGTGGCGCAGGAGGGACCTCAGGAAGATgaggcggcagacggagaaggcgaggaggccgcgaaggcaaCGGCAGTCTCAGGCCAGGCACACGTACAGCTGCGAATCCGCGAGCTCTCCAGCAGTTTGACACAACGCGCGCGAATGAAACTGCTCAACCAGTTTAA GCATGGCGCTGTCGAGATTTTGGTGTGTAGTgacctggcggcgcgcggtctCGACGTGGCGGGACTCGACGCGGTTTTCCATTatgacgcgccgcagcacgtCCAGGCCTACGTCCACCGCTCGGGGCGATCGGCTAG GGCCGGCGCCCAGGGTCTTTGCGTGACGCTCgtcgctccgccgcagaTGCGGGCCTTCAGGGAGATGatcaagaagaaaaacgcgcacCTCTGGAAGATTCTGCGAGAGATTCACGTGGATCTCTGTAGGCAAGACGAAGGCTTCCAGCAGGG ATATGCCGCTTTGTTGAAGCAGTTAAGCGCATGCCTCGCGCTCGAAGCAAAAGGCAGGCTCGACGCGCAGAGTCCActcccgcctccgcagctcctggCGCTTTAA